In Deinococcus gobiensis I-0, one genomic interval encodes:
- a CDS encoding transporter substrate-binding domain-containing protein — protein MQSVQKKTNVLQDNGVVWRSGLRVAGALALLGLASGASADQLADIRKAGVLRVGVPQDFAPFGSVGPDLKPRGYDIDVATILAKGLNVSLELVPVASANRLPYLQTGKIDLIVSSLGKNAEREKVIDFSVPYAPFYSAVFGVKDMGVRSAADLAGHSVGVTRGSIEDLELTKMLPAGVNIKRYEDNATTITAFLTGQTELVATGNTVAATIAERSPRRKPVQKFVIKDSPCYVGLNKNEAALLKQVNKILTTYRSNGYLDRLSQQWFKSPLPASMGRS, from the coding sequence ATGCAATCTGTTCAGAAAAAGACAAACGTTTTGCAAGACAATGGAGTGGTCTGGCGTTCCGGGCTGCGGGTGGCGGGCGCGTTGGCGCTCCTCGGGCTGGCGTCGGGGGCGTCGGCCGACCAGCTCGCGGACATCCGCAAGGCGGGGGTGCTGCGCGTGGGGGTGCCGCAGGACTTCGCGCCCTTCGGCAGCGTGGGGCCGGACCTCAAGCCGCGCGGTTACGACATCGACGTGGCGACCATCCTCGCCAAGGGCCTGAACGTCAGTCTCGAACTCGTGCCCGTCGCCTCGGCCAACCGCCTGCCGTACCTCCAGACCGGCAAGATCGACCTGATCGTCTCCAGCCTGGGCAAGAACGCCGAGCGCGAGAAGGTCATCGACTTCTCGGTGCCCTACGCGCCCTTCTACTCGGCGGTGTTCGGGGTCAAGGACATGGGCGTCAGGTCGGCGGCCGACCTCGCCGGGCACAGCGTCGGGGTGACGCGCGGTTCCATCGAGGACCTGGAACTGACCAAGATGCTGCCGGCCGGCGTGAACATCAAGCGCTACGAGGACAACGCCACCACCATCACGGCCTTCCTGACCGGCCAGACCGAACTCGTCGCCACCGGCAACACGGTCGCCGCCACCATCGCCGAACGCTCGCCCCGGCGCAAGCCCGTGCAGAAGTTCGTCATCAAGGACTCGCCCTGCTACGTCGGCCTGAACAAGAACGAGGCCGCGCTTCTCAAGCAGGTGAACAAGATCCTGACGACCTACCGGAGCAACGGTTACCTCGACCGGCTCTCGCAGCAGTGGTTCAAGTCGCCGCTGCCCGCCAGCATGGGCCGTTCCTGA
- a CDS encoding glycoside hydrolase family 32 protein, producing MSSDAPTPTPAWRPLVHFTPRQHWINDPNGLVQVGEVYHLFYQHNPQGRDHANMSWGHATSRDLLGWQEHDVALPGREAHAIFSGSAVVDTHNTSGLGQSGDASPPVVALYTGAGHYWQAQYLAYSRDAGETWQFGPEQPVLDEGRADFRDPKVFWHGPSGRWVKAVVYPDERQVALYGSPDLHVWTPLSVFGPAGETGGIWEVPDLFPLTDETGQEHWVLKVDVFAGGPQGGTGAQYFVGDFDGAVFTPRGPARWADYGKDFYAAITWSGTPGRCLWTAWQSSWDYATRLPTHPWRGALTLARELGLRRDPDGGLWLTQLPLQELDRLRGRRTPLHLTPDSPATLPLPAGRALDLDLRLAPGTVLTLRLTSVAGDELTLRADRAGGTLTLERPARGLLADVAGFGGVHTAPLPPAIERDLDLRLVLDTSSVELFAGGGLLALSDLLFPAAAPDTLRLSVDGGGATGEAWTLRPAVPSPGEEEGEPA from the coding sequence ATGTCTTCCGACGCGCCCACTCCGACCCCCGCCTGGCGGCCCCTGGTCCACTTCACGCCCCGGCAGCACTGGATCAACGACCCGAACGGGCTGGTGCAGGTGGGCGAGGTGTACCACCTCTTCTACCAGCACAACCCGCAGGGCCGCGACCACGCCAACATGAGCTGGGGCCACGCCACCAGCCGCGACCTGCTGGGCTGGCAGGAGCACGACGTGGCGCTGCCGGGCCGCGAGGCGCACGCCATCTTCTCGGGCAGCGCGGTGGTGGACACGCACAACACCTCGGGCCTGGGCCAGAGCGGCGACGCCTCACCCCCGGTCGTGGCGCTGTACACGGGCGCCGGGCACTATTGGCAGGCGCAGTACCTCGCCTACAGCCGCGATGCGGGCGAGACCTGGCAGTTCGGCCCGGAGCAGCCCGTGCTCGACGAGGGCCGCGCCGACTTCCGCGACCCCAAGGTGTTCTGGCACGGCCCGAGTGGGCGCTGGGTGAAGGCCGTGGTCTACCCGGACGAGCGGCAGGTCGCCCTGTACGGCTCGCCCGACCTGCACGTCTGGACTCCCCTGAGCGTCTTCGGGCCGGCGGGCGAGACGGGCGGCATCTGGGAAGTGCCCGACCTGTTCCCCCTGACGGACGAGACGGGCCAGGAACACTGGGTCCTGAAGGTGGACGTGTTCGCGGGCGGGCCGCAGGGAGGCACCGGGGCGCAGTATTTCGTGGGGGACTTCGACGGCGCCGTCTTCACGCCCCGTGGCCCGGCGCGCTGGGCCGACTACGGCAAGGACTTCTACGCGGCGATCACCTGGAGCGGCACGCCTGGCCGCTGCCTGTGGACGGCGTGGCAGAGCAGCTGGGACTACGCGACCCGGCTGCCTACCCACCCCTGGCGCGGCGCCCTGACGCTGGCCCGCGAGCTGGGGCTGCGCCGGGACCCGGACGGCGGGCTGTGGCTGACCCAGTTGCCCCTGCAGGAGCTGGACCGTCTGCGTGGCCGCCGCACGCCCCTGCACCTGACCCCGGACAGTCCGGCGACGCTGCCCCTGCCCGCAGGCCGCGCGCTGGACCTGGACCTGCGCCTCGCGCCCGGCACAGTCCTGACCCTGCGGCTGACCTCAGTGGCTGGAGACGAGCTGACCCTGCGCGCCGACCGGGCAGGCGGCACGCTGACGCTGGAGCGCCCGGCGCGCGGCCTCCTGGCCGACGTGGCCGGCTTCGGCGGCGTCCACACGGCCCCCCTGCCCCCGGCCATAGAGCGTGACCTCGACCTGCGCCTCGTGCTGGACACCTCGTCGGTGGAACTCTTCGCGGGGGGCGGCCTGCTGGCCCTCAGCGACCTGCTGTTTCCGGCGGCGGCCCCGGACACGCTGCGCCTGTCGGTAGACGGCGGCGGGGCGACCGGCGAGGCCTGGACCCTGCGCCCGGCGGTTCCGTCGCCGGGCGAGGAGGAAGGCGAACCCGCCTGA
- a CDS encoding DinB family protein produces the protein MTLPTPNVPDLLLDTLRRNGRVNDTLLAAVRPEEYALRDGEGGWTVARHLSHLAAFRAGWLLEISPEHAAGLMAPFGGANPWAWESRDPAVLGTVFREGDAAALRAVQAALETGRSFPDPYGEGTYQSHPAHFLQHIVVHDSHHRGQVLSLLRRGGRTPQEMDALDEHWAIWRA, from the coding sequence ATGACCCTGCCCACCCCGAACGTTCCCGACCTGCTGCTCGACACCCTGCGCCGCAATGGACGCGTCAACGACACGTTGCTGGCCGCCGTCCGCCCCGAGGAATACGCCCTTCGGGACGGCGAGGGCGGCTGGACGGTCGCGCGGCACCTGAGCCACCTCGCGGCCTTCCGTGCGGGCTGGCTGCTGGAGATCTCGCCGGAGCACGCGGCTGGCCTCATGGCGCCGTTCGGGGGTGCCAACCCCTGGGCCTGGGAAAGCCGCGACCCGGCCGTGCTGGGCACGGTGTTTCGCGAGGGTGACGCCGCTGCCCTGCGGGCGGTGCAGGCCGCCCTGGAGACGGGCCGGTCCTTTCCCGATCCCTACGGCGAGGGCACCTACCAGTCGCATCCGGCGCACTTCCTCCAGCACATCGTCGTGCACGACAGCCACCACCGGGGGCAGGTGCTGTCGCTGCTGCGCCGGGGAGGCCGGACCCCGCAGGAGATGGACGCGCTGGACGAACACTGGGCGATCTGGCGGGCCTGA